The sequence AAAAAGCAGGCTGCTTGGATATTTGTAATTTCGGACCTACTTTGGTGGTGTATCCTGAAGGCGTTTTTTATGTGAATGTGCAACTCTCGGATGTAGCGGAAATTATTGAGGAACACATTGTGAATAATCGTCCAGTGAAACGCTTGGTGCTGGATAAATCAAAGTATTGATGGAAGAAAATCAACTTTCCGAGTATTTTAAAAACGCGGAAATTATCCAACAAACGGCACAACAAACGCAAAAAGATTTCGGGATGTTGAACTTCGAAATTTTATTTTCAGGAAATCAGGAAACCGCTTATCAGGAATTGTTCGTGCAAATACAAACCATTGTTTGCAAGCTTTTACAGCAGAATTACCAACAATTGATGGACGTTCTTTATCGCATCGACGTAAGTGAAAAAAAAATTTCCGAAACACTTAAAAATCTGGATGCAAAAACATTACCCGATATCATTACTGCGCTAATTTTAAATCGAGAATTGCAAAAAGTGATTATCCGAAACACGTATTCTCTTAAGTAATTAAAGACTTGAATTTTTGTTACTTCATGAAAAAGGAAATTAAAGGAAAACAGATTCAAAAAATTATTTTTTCGAAGCCATTTTTAATTCAACAAAAAAGGTGTTTGAAAAATTAATTTTTCAAACACCTTTTTACCAATCTATTTCGCGAAAAAATTATTTCACAAAAAGTAATTCTCTGTATTTCGGTAAGGACCACATTTCATCGTCTACCAATAATTCCAATTTATCTACATTATAACGAATGGTTTCGAAATGCGGTTTTACTTTTTCGCAATACGCAATGGCTTGTTTTTTATGATCGGTAATGACATTTGCTTTTTTACGTTCTTCCGTCATATCGTCCACATTTTTTTTAATGGTAGAAATACGTTCTGAAATTTCGCGGATCATTTCCATTTGTGCAGCGGTGGCTTTTTTAAATTCGGCAGCATCAAACAATTGTTTAATTCCGTTTACATTATCCACAACTATTTTTTGGTATTTAATAGCGGTCGGAATAATATGACTAAGCGCCAACTCTGCCATCACACGCGATTCTATCTGAATTTTTTTGGTGTACGTTTCTAAATAAATATCGTGTCGTGCTTCTTGTTCGCGATCCGACATTATATTTAAAGATTCAAACAAATGAACTGTTTTCTTATTTAAGAAGGCATCCAAGGCATTGGGCGTAGTTTTAATATTACTCAAGCCGCGTTTTTCAGCTTCTTTCACCCATTCGTCTCCATAACCATTTCCTTCAAAACGAATGTTTTTTGATTTCACAATATAATCGCGCAATACTTGGAAAATGGCTTCGTCTTTGTCTTCGCCTTTATGGATAATTGTATCTACTTCTTTTTTAAATTCGATGAGTTGATTC comes from Bacteroidia bacterium and encodes:
- a CDS encoding (2Fe-2S) ferredoxin domain-containing protein, with the translated sequence MKFDKHIFICTNQRAADSERKSCGEAHGLELVAAFKKALKEKQLPIKVRAQKAGCLDICNFGPTLVVYPEGVFYVNVQLSDVAEIIEEHIVNNRPVKRLVLDKSKY